From the genome of Medicago truncatula cultivar Jemalong A17 chromosome 2, MtrunA17r5.0-ANR, whole genome shotgun sequence:
TAATCGAATTCTTATCCAAATCAAAAAACACCCGCCACTCCCCTGGATTTTCTGCCATGGTAATAACAtaatcaattgatgttgtttgtATGTTGATACTCTTCATAGAACATGCTGCAAACAACTCAAACTCATCTTGGAATAGATCAAAAATAGCAGGAGTATACAACTCTGACATTTGTCGCAATATTTCGGAATACGAGTTTCTAAGTCTTGGTATCTTCTGGCGTGCCTCATATTCACACTGTGATTCGTtatatttcttttcttcaataaaatcatcaaaacagttaaaaaaattgataatatcCAACTTTACCTTCataaaacttttaatagttgCATTCACACTTTCACTAAGTTGGGTGCTGCGCATTCCTAATGTAAAAGCCTTTTTCATGTAACAAGATGCCCATTTCTCCTTGAGAGTGTAGATTCTTTTCAACCAAGTATTTTCCTCAACCTTGTAGTCCTTGTATTTTACAAGAAGGTTTGTCCAACCTTCTTCAAATTGTTCTTTGTCGTCATAGCCATACATGCACTTCTTAAAGTCACTGAGAAAATGAGATTCACCTTTCATTAAATTAACCAAGTGTTTGATACCATTTTGCATCAAATGCCACGTACATAGGCCATGGTATGCTCCAGGCATAACTTCAACAAGTGCGTTTGCCATTGACTGATCTTGATCAGTAAAAACAGTTTGAGGCATTTTCTGTTTGTGTGCCTCTAAAAATGTCTCAAAAAGCCACTTGTATGACTCTTTTGTTTCATCATATAATAATGCAGCCCCAAAGATCACTGTTTTACGATGGTGGTTAAATCCTGAAAACACAGCTAATGGTCTATGTGAAGTATTTGTGCAATATGTTGAATCAAGAGAAACCACGTCACCGAAATACCCATAATCAATGAGCATCCTTGCTTTAGCCCAGAACACGTTGGTAATTTGATCTTCCATATCCATTTGATAGGCATGATAGAAAGGAGGATTTTCAATTGACATTTTCTGAAAGTATTGTAACAGATAGCCGGCTTCCCCGAGTACCAAACTTCTTTCCCTTTTTTTCCGTAGATAATTCTTTTGATCAAGGCGTATAAATCCCAAGTTGGTTCTACCTCCCACTTCCTTGctcatcaaatcaaatgaatTCCTTTGTTGGAGACCGACATCATCCGCTAGATCAATTTGTTGACATTGAATTTCTGAAAGTTTTCTTTGAGATGACAACATATGAGTTGTTTCCGGAGTGTGCATAATATGGTTATGTTCTGCCTCAAAATCACGCACCGTCCAAACTCCACCCATATTCTTAAATCCTATCCTTGCTTTGCAATTAGTTCTGATCTCTGCTCTTGGCTTGATTGTTTTATAATCTCGTTTATCTGGTTTTCTTAGGCCTTCTTTGCAACAAACAAACCTGCAAGAAGTGGCTAAGCCGTCTTTATTCTTGTGTACATACTGTACTCTCACTCCAAATCCAACTCTCCCTCCATAATCAACCCAAAACTTCCAAGCATCATCAAAGCTATCAAAAACCATGCTTTTTTTTGGGTTCTGATCTTCATGCATTTTGTATCAACAATCCTGCATTTTTTTGtaatataaatatgtatttatgtaatatttatatatgaatatgaaacaaataaatcctcttaagaaaaacaaacaaacaaacaaactcatTCCATTTGCTAGAAATAATACACAATAAACTCAAAACAGGGGAACAcgtcctttttttttaaggtaccaTGACATGAAAGATTGAAAATCAATTGCATATTCAgaaaatcaatatatttggtCGTAGTAATAAGAGACAGATTATCATACCATGTGTTATTATCACATACACAACACAACTCATTCAAAACTTAAGCTAGTTAGAAACACAATAAAATTCATTCACAATTCAAGCTATTATTTAGAAACTTACCTTAGAATTTTTGGCCGTGATGAGAGCACATAGGTGAGTAATCACAGAAATTGAGATATGGTGACCACCATTTTCTTAGATTGAGAGTGGAGACCTCTAAAAGGAAGTTGAAGAATCGTGGTGTTGAAGAATCCCGCCCAATTAGTGCAGAAGTTTtaggttatttatttatttatgttatttgtcTTTTAATATATCCACCATCTGATTGATCCAATGGCCAGAAATTAGTGAAGGAGAGAGATGGAGATAATTCTGAAGGAGAGGATCCGATTCCGAAGACATGCTATGCTAGATTTGTCAATAAAGAATCTTACAGAATCATCGttgtcaaaacaaacaaaagttgAGCAAACTGATCCAAGCATGGATCATGACACTGCCGTATTCATAGAGCTCCCATTGCTTCACTTTCAAGCATATATAAGTATATGTATATTCCAAGAAGATGTATCGCGATCGACCATGAGAATGCACTACCTCCAAATGTAAGGCACATTTAAAGACAGacacattattttatattttttaattcgaTTGAATTTGGTGGCAAAATTTTACACTTTAGATATCTAAAAGTGAAAAATTACAAATTCGAATTTACACTTAATCATATCAAATATCAATGCAACTATCATTTGAATTGTATTTGTTATttagaaacaaacatttttttcttcaaattattaaataattaagtacATTTTTACAGCTAAATGTCTTTCGttattgcaaaaaaataaaatgtctttcattataaagttataagctaAATAATTctaatatttgaaagaaaatctaACCACAATACAGtgcattccttaaaaaaaactacaatacAGTGCAAGAACTGCTATGTTAGAGGATGACACAGCGTGCAATACACCGCCGGTGCAACATAAACTCAAAGAACCGGAAAAGAACACAAACAACAagtatttgacattttttaaaatcaagatTTTGGCTATATTCAATCCACTATTTTCAAATTCCTTACTGAGACTAGCAAAGGGTTTAAGGTTGAGGCTTTCGGTCGTTCACCTCGCTAGCATTATAGTTTAATGTTGCTCCACTAGCTCCTGGTTGGTTTATctgttttgctttgttttttttatttcctttctttttttcttttcttttatcctTGAGGGTTTTGGTTTATGTCTCCCCTCtcttttgtactttttttctaTCTATTTCAAGGTGCTGCAGTTGGAGATGCCTCTGCACCCTttcttttgcttaaaaaaaaataaaataatcccttattgaaaaaaaaaaagttgattggAAAAATGTTGGACCATGTGTCAGATGTTGAAAAAGATAATTGAGATGCAAAAGTTCCAAAGAACATAATGCAAGtgcaaaatataataaaaaaaaaattattggtatAAAGTTTATGATCTTACCCTCAAATGTATTTGGCTCAGCCCCTATAAAAAGTTTTCATGTGAGATGACAATCGAATATATTTTTATGGATATTTGAGATTaaagttgaaaaaaacaaaTGCAATGTTTTTTGCTCATCTGATATCATGTTGAAGCTATCAAGTTGGACTACGTTATTCCTATGCTTGAATGagttaaaactgaaaaaaaaagttCGTGACGAACTCGAATCAATCTAATTCTTATCGAGTCAACCTGAATctaaattcaatttaatttaactcGTTTCCTTGTATATATGACATACTATTATTTTAAGCCCCTATTTAACGACCTTGTTGACCCTGCCTCAACTCATCATAAAGATAGACTAATTTATCTCcaattaaaaaatgtcaatGACTAATTTACTATTTTGGATTTTCACTTTAGTTTCCCTAATATatttaatgaattaattatattttttatctatataaatatttcgacttttcattttggttttcctaaaaaaattatacgacTTTTAGtagattttctaaaaaatttattcgACTTTTATCTACCAAATGTTTTTCGTCAACACTTTTGATATCTGATTTCAAGTCAGATTATGCGAGTGTTGGTTGTGAGGTGGggagaattgattttagttaaaaatgattttgactaAAAATCATTTGTGTGTGAATACATAtgtgtaaaagtgagttgaagtATAAATTTATGTGTACAAGTCAATTTAAGAATCAAATGATACAAATTCTAACTTCAAGTATAATCAATTCTAAAGGTAGAATCAATTATACTTGAGAGCAATAAAACATCATAAATGCTATGTGAAGCAAAAGTTTTTTCACGGTTGGTTCTAGAATGATGTGGCAAATTATTATCCCTTAGAtttcataattatttgaaaaccgcttcatcaaaaaaatatatgtgaccCACACCTCCATGTTTCCCGGCCAGACAATAATTTCATCGGGTGACATTTATTTTAGGACAAATTTGTGGTAAATTCATTTGGGATATTTAGCGCTTCTCATAAAACATATCAGaataatcaattttgattctttcaaaagtggaaccaaacatacattaTGCGTATATttcaaatgtttgaatgagtttttgtatgaatgtttataatattttttttttgaacaataatgtttataatattattagaaTCTACaaggaaaattaatttttcttaacaaaatataaattattaagcgcaaaaaatataaacattctTATTTAACTCattatttgttaaaaagtttTAAACTATTGCAAGAATTTTTTTTCCGAATAATACagttaaattgatttattttttttaacaaaaaatggtgattaaaactaaaagtcagggaaattttttagaagataaaaaaaattaaaatatttataaggataaaaaaaaaatatttaatctgAAAATAGGGTATGttagcatcatcatcaacaagtgAAGGAGACAGTTGCAGAAAGAGAAATCAATCGCATGGCCGAGGAAGGGAAACCCGATGCCCAGCTCTTTCAGCTTCTCTCCAATCTTCTCCTTCAGGTTCTTTTCAATTTcacaatcatttatttatttatttgattattgtcTTCTtaatctgtttttatttttaaccatCTTGTTAGTTATTTTACCAAGATCTATCTGTTGATTATATGAACTGCTATTGTGTTTCAATTTAATGAGCAAAGTTCAGTTTTGTTGAAATACTGATTGCATCATGAGTATGTTTTCCTGTAATTGTTTAATAATAggagaatttgaacaaattaatAGAACAATAATCGTGGAGACTTATTATTAAGGAGAGTGTTTTAAATTCCGACAAAACGCACACAAATGCTTTGATTGAGAAGCAAAATTAGCAGCAACCAAAACCAAAGTGATATAAAGGACAAGAACAAGACGATATTTGTTTATCCAGTTCGGTCCCAATTTGACCTATGTCTAGAggactatcaatgagttctttacaaagaTAAACCAAAAATTTATAAGAAATTAGCCTCAACAATAATAACCCTAATTTATACCCTTTGCCCCCAATCTCGTACCGTGATCAAGAGACTCAATCATTTCACATCTCAAGGTGTTCCAAACCctagaatctctcccaaaagtCCTCAACCTTTAGCCTATTGATTTTTTGAAGATTCCCTCTTTTGGTCTCTCTAggtttgcctttttttttttttttttacccttaaCCCTAAAATACatgcagttttattttttatagatctGGAGTCCTTCACATAGCGTACGACACAGCAGCATTGCTGCTCAACAAAAAATGTTTCTTGCGCATAGCGCAGAAGCCCAACACcttaaaaattaagattttacgGCATAAACAATAGAATAAGGAAAACTCGTTTAGGAAAGTAGATTTTTACTGCCACAGAGCAGTATTCTTTCAGAGAGCCAGTGCCATTTTCCCGTACAACTTAACCAACTTTTAAGACGTTCCTCTCTATCTCCTCTCTGATTCCCATATGCTTCTCACTCCTTGTTACAAGTTTGGCAATTCTGTTACACCCCTAGTGACATGCCGACATTATCATTCTTGTTTTCTCTTGTATTCCTCCTCACAAAGACTCTCCACACCTTGATTCTCCTTAGAACCCACATCCATACCATGGCCCTAAAAGAACccaatttaaaaacaaatcattGTGCATATCTATTTTAGACATAATCACAGCTTGAATCCCAGTTCATTAcgataaattgcatttttatgacaaatcattttcattatgaTGAATCCCAATTTTAAAACCCCTATCTATTTTGTGTACCGGGCCactttatttgtcattttgatCCATGACTTGAATTATTTTCTAGTTTGTGTATGATATATATTAGCTCAGGGTTCACTTgttcttaattaaattaaatatagcaTTTTTATTAACATGTATTTAGTGATTCATGATAAGATTTTATTTACAATTCAGAAAACAGGTTGTTTAATCCACTTTGGTGAAACCTATCCATGGTTTCAATCTTGATTCGATAACCATCTTTAGGTGTTGCCTAATCCACTTTGGGGGGAAAGTGGTTCTAGAGTTAAACTCATCATGATTAATCTGCATACATCTTCGGACTTTCCTTGTGCTAAATTTTTTGTAAAGTCGGGGGAGAAAAGCAATTAATACAGTTATTGGTGATATATACATttgtataataaatataagtgGTAAGATGAATATCTGGATAGTCGAGGGCTAATTTTCTCTAGGTGACATGTTGAAGATTTTAATACTTTGAATAACCCCCTTaagaaaaattacaaacaaaatcTTGACTTGTATCGTTGTTAGTTACGAGCCAACTAGCGTGAAGATGCCATTTTAAGTTTCGGTTATGCATTGTCCTTTCCCTATGGagaattgtttattttttaatcctTCCTTTGCTGACACATTCACTTGTTGTCTTTATTCATATTTACTTGTACTTGTGATAGCTCCATTTCTAAAAATCCAATATTTTGGCTGTGTAGTGAACCACTACAGTTCATCCCTGTGCCAGCATGCAGTATAGTACTTTCTAAAGGTCAAATACAGTTGTCTGGCCCTTGCTATATCACTTTTCATGTATTTGCAACAGATGGCTGCATGCTTTATTGTGAAATTGTTGCTAATTGTGTTTTAATTACGAAAACTTTTGGACTACACAATAgagtaaacaaattaataaagttTGAATATCTTCCTCTTAACAGTATGTTTTTGACCAGgctattgattgattgatttataTGAGTTGTGTTTGGTTTTTAACTTTGGAGATGATGAACATAAAAGAGCATATCTTGCAACAATCAATGTGTTTTCCCCAGTCTAATTATCGGTTATCCTTCATTAGTCtacttttttaatcaaaacttcTATTCGTCTTCTTCTCACATATACAAAATCCACAGCTTCTTTGTTGTAATACTCGTGATCTTTGGATTCTCCGCGGAGAATTTGTATTGTTAATGGCTCAAATAGTTTGCAGAATAGTGAACTGAATTTCTTGTGTTAAAGCCTAAAAGGCCTTAGAGAGGGCTGGATTAATGTTTTCCAGTTGAAGAGAACACATGTCTAGTAGTCTATGATCTTCATTTCACTTAACTATGATTATATAGCTTTTctgttttaaataatttttaacttattttcacTGTTTATGTAACAGAAAAAGACTTAACTACTTTGTTTCCCTTGATCCTGATTCCGTAAATAATTCTATTATTAGGCATTTAGACTTAAAATGTATACAAAAACAAGACTGTGCATGCAGTTTCTCTGGATTTCACCAGTAGTTTAATTTCTTACCAATTTTGCTATATATATTCACATATGTCTAATGATAAAATCTGTAGGTAGAAGCACTGACGAATCAAGAAGAAGTTGAACTGCGTTCTAAAATTGAAACTCTTGGATTAGAGGTCACGAAAGTTCCTTCAAAGTCAACCAAACAGCTTGACGAGGTGGTTTTCACTCCATAGTTTAGCCATTACTTGATTAACATTTCATTGCATGTCTCTAGTTTGATGG
Proteins encoded in this window:
- the LOC112419407 gene encoding protein FAR1-RELATED SEQUENCE 5-like; this encodes MVFDSFDDAWKFWVDYGGRVGFGVRVQYVHKNKDGLATSCRFVCCKEGLRKPDKRDYKTIKPRAEIRTNCKARIGFKNMGGVWTVRDFEAEHNHIMHTPETTHMLSSQRKLSEIQCQQIDLADDVGLQQRNSFDLMSKEVGGRTNLGFIRLDQKNYLRKKRERSLVLGEAGYLLQYFQKMSIENPPFYHAYQMDMEDQITNVFWAKARMLIDYGYFGDVVSLDSTYCTNTSHRPLAVFSGFNHHRKTVIFGAALLYDETKESYKWLFETFLEAHKQKMPQTVFTDQDQSMANALVEVMPGAYHGLCTWHLMQNGIKHLVNLMKGESHFLSDFKKCMYGYDDKEQFEEGWTNLLVKYKDYKVEENTWLKRIYTLKEKWASCYMKKAFTLGMRSTQLSESVNATIKSFMKEICPRYIRIATEGCRRPETFNFLTKVVDELDRLVLQFQNCQVSSDQEDMFLRKIKEIGSSIDGSTPVKGFKKKEGRRGAKRLKGFIECKLSKRKKKDGPSASQTKNNVRRVKIAKKSTNGDFGNSQMQYEVPNTSGAIWLNDVHNRPFMEDDATVSSFGEDNATLIIWCH